From Ananas comosus cultivar F153 linkage group 2, ASM154086v1, whole genome shotgun sequence:
ttattattaataaataataattattattaattattcttattaattaattataaataataaattatttaattatttaattattaaaataataaataattatttaaatatattaattagattaattaataatttattgccattaaaattaaatttagattttaattaattttgtaaataagtTAGTTTCAGAAAACGGATGGAAcggcagttccagccttataccagcttgttctagaaatttgaaaattactaTTCCTGAAAATCAAACATACCGtttgaaaacaaagaaaaaaataaagacttatttcttttttttctgaacCAAACGCTAATATCCACAATTTTTCCATATAAGCCCAAACTTTGCCGTTTGGCCATCGTACACTTAAAAAAGCTGTCGAATAAATTGctgataaataaaatagaaacagCGCGAACAAACATATTCCCCTTTTCTTTTCACCCTTTATATATGTCACGTGCATCCCACGTTCCTTCTTCCTATGTtacacataataataataataataataataataataataataattttaattaaattaaaattaacacggACACGATGGAAAGTAAGTAGCACACACACATACACCGTTCGATTCAGATCGTACGTACGGCGAAGTGGATCGACGTCTGAAGTAAACCCCCGCCTCCTCAAGCGCACTTGCCGAGCGGGAAGCCGCAGAGGCAGTCGTTGTCGGCGAAGGAGGCGGCCTCGAGGTGGTCGAAGGGCGCGCCCGTGGGGATGGGCCCGCAGAGGCGGTTGTGGCTGAGGTCGAGGTGCCCCACGTACGCCGCCGACGCCAACGTGCGCGGCACGTGCCCCGTGAGCCGGTTGTTCGCCAGGTCCAGCACCATGAAGTAGGAACTCGCGTCGAACACGTCCGGGATCTCCCCCGCGATCGCGTTGCTGCTCAGGTTCAAGATTCCCAGCCCCTTGCTCTCGAGAATCGCCGCGGGGATGTTTCCGGAGATGCGGTTCCCGTCGAGGTAGAGCGAGGAGAGCACCGGCATGGAGCCCAGATCGGCGGGGATGGAGCCGGAGATCCGGTTCCCGGCGAGGTCGAGATCGGCGAGCCGGCTCAGGCGCCCGATGGAGGCGGGGATGGGGCCGGAGATCTGGTTGCGCGCGAGGAGGGCGCGGCTGAGCATCTTGAGGTCGCCCAAGTTGGTGGGGATGGGCCCGGAGATCTTGTTGCCGGAGAGGTCGAGGTGCatgagggaggagagggaggggagggaGCGGGGGATGGGGCCGGAGACGAGGTTGTCGGCGAGGTTGAGGACGGTGAGGCGGGAGAGGCGGCCGAGGTCGGCGGGGATGGGGCCGGAGAGTCGGTTGCCGGGGAGGTCGAGGatgcggaggagggggagggacGACGGGATGCACGGCGGGATCGCCCCGCCGATCTGCTTCCAGTCTGCCACCACCAGGGTCGTCAGCCGCTCCAGCCGGCAGACCGCCTCGGAGATGCGCCCCGACATCAGCCCGGACGTGCGCCCCGCCCGCGCCAGGATCGGGTCCTCCGACTCGCCCCGCAGGGTCAGGTCCGCCACCCGCCCCGTCGTCGGGTCGCAGCTCACCCCGTACCACCGGGAGCAGCAGTCCCTCCCTGATTGCaatcaattaattataatttaaaaaactacactaaacatatatatgtatatatgcgcACGCACGCACCACGTTCGTTCCTTTCTCTCTACTCGTCTAGCTAGCTGTATACATAGTCCTCTCAGCCTgaaaattttagagagagattaatGGTAATGGTAATGGTAATGGTACCAGTCCACGAGGAGAAGATCCCCAGGTAGGGCTCGGAGAGGGCGGAGCGGAAGGCGAGGAGAGCGTCGCGATCCGACGGCGGGCAAGAGACGGCgccggagacgacgacgacgccgacgCCAAATATCACTACGATCGACAAAAATGGCAAGTAAGAAGCCATTATTGTTTGCTCCCTTCACTCGCTTCTGCCCGCTGCTTAATGCTCTGCTTCACACACTACTACTCCGCTGTGCGAGCTGTGGCGGAATAgctagtaattaataataagtgTTGGAGGGTAAGGTTGGGAAATAAAGTGGAGGGGGGGAGCCGCGGGAGCAAAAGAGGGGAGGAGAGCACGTGTTCCGGTTTGAGTGCGGGGCCATCTACAATTTGAGGAATTCTATCCTATCATATTTGTACCGTAtcatcaataataaattaattattttttttaaataaaatataataaaaatattttttaataatcatgttcagtcatatatttttttaaaaaattttttgattaatttgttacaccacgtcatcaatatatccgttgtattctaaaatattttttaaaatttagtgtTCAGCGGGCGTCGTTATCCGCCATAACGTCTGCGGAGATCCTGCAAAGAGGAGATTACAAAAGCGCCCAACGTTACAAATGGAGATTGGATGAATACGCGTCCGCATATCGTGGCCGTAGGATGTCGGTCAAACGGCTGAGATTGAAGTAAACAGCAGTTGCTGCTAATTTCACACAATTCTTCTGCTCGAGTTGTGGCAATTACTATAATTAACACCAACCGAATAGTTAACACTTATATACAAGTCCGCTTAGGCCAGGTACTCTATTTAAAGTCCTAGATTAGTACTTCCATATATTTCActgttttattcttttattcttttaccaTGAAGTGGCCTGTGTAACCACGTGTCTCTGTACAAATTTGGTTCACATGCATCCCTCACTTTTAACACATATAATTAATGGTAAgaattaatttatcttaatgATCTCTCTCGTACATAGCATATAGCAAGAAGCCCTACAAGGCAGTAATAAATTGAAACCTAACTCAACCACTACAATCAGTGAAACATCGGCGGTAGCCGCAGCTATATTTTAGGACCTAAAAATGTAATAGCTAAGAAACAGGCTCTTAATTTGTAACGCTCTTGCTTAATTTAGTGGTTTAGTTGTTAAATAAGTAAATTTGTTGGTAAAAGTTCGGAATATATAGGAATAAAAGCTTCGGAGCTAACATATGCATAGCACCGATGTCTCTAATACCTTCGCATGGGAACAGGCCCTGTTACACAAACAAAAATTGAGTAATAcctttttgtaaaaatatacatagcttatctaaactatagattattttgacctgactattcaatattttaaaattttaattttactaatcgatctttcaatttatttgaattcAGTTAGCGaacgatattttgattttaaaaattgaatatgttgtttatttttacaaatttaattagtatattaaatACAATTCTCATAACAATAAGTTTACtaaaataagcaattagcttaaattatAAAGTCACGATGTCGTTGATCGATtcaaaacaaacaaattgaaaggttgacggattttttttttttttttgagagataggtagcgcgctaccagctttgtttatttcatttagaaataaatttagctggaaatgtgaatcaactagaattcgaatttgagtctagggtaccaaccaccaagccctttgccacttgctctagggacagtcggaaAGGTTGacggataataaaattaaaattttaaaagtttaagtaGTTGACTCAGGAGGATCGATAGTTcagtaaattttatacatttcgatccctttttttttcccctggttaaacttttacttatttttaataCCAGCGCTTCCCCCCAGTTCTTGCTCGACTGTATTAATTACTCTGACTTAGAGacaaaaaaaaggccaattCTGATGTTGGGCCGTTTCTAAATGGATCCCAAAAAAACTCCTTTCGTATTTCATGTATTACGGGAAGTAATTAATTAGGAAGAAATTAGAagaaacttaattatttttcccTTCTAATGTCAAGCTTAATTTACGCATAAGACGGCGACCAGAATCCACGCAAGCAATCACGTGCACTCCACTCCAGAGTTTCCACGTGGCGAGATCAGAGACATCGGATCAACGGACCAGAGCATCTCATCATCCGAGATGAACATGGGGCATGTAGGCGGGATTAGGGACGGTGGGCCGCTTGCTTATGTGATGGCGGCGACGATCGCCCGTTATCTCAcaccaaaattaaaagttggcCCAGAGCCAGCGCCGACTTCGGATGACGGTGCCGTTTGTGTCCTCCGTTTTTAGATATAATGGAACAACGAGTGAACGACTCGGCTCTCGTTTATTGCGGAAGCCATCGTTAACACgcattttaagtttttaagaaGCCAATATTATTGGTGCTCATAGAAGATTGCACTATCCGATAATTGACATTGGGGCAATTTCATTCGTACCcctgaaaaattcaaaattatcgTAGGTTGCCCTTacataatttgaaatatcaaaattgcccctacaaatatttactttgtttcaaaaataccctcaacTCATTTTAATCTTAGTTATACCATAATATAATAAaggttaagaaaaaaattgtccATTTTGCCCCTAAACTGTTGAGGGCATTTAAATGTGCGTggtccatttttttaaaattttctttatccattcagatttcaaatattataatcaattaaTAAAGAAATTCAATTAATAGGTTAATTagctaataataattaactattaaatgaatttatgctagtttcaactgaaaattagtcaaaggtattaaatttaatggaataattatcttaatttgtgaaaaattttcattatctaaaattttttcaatttattatttaaagcaATTATTGGTTTATGTAAAGTCCGTTGATTACAAGAATTTAGTTTGTCCTTTCAtaatataactattttttttatttgaggtcGGATTTTATACTAATGCTCTTAGTTGTAATGTATTCGTAGTAACGAATTTTCTCTATATTAAgtagtcaaataaaaaaaatttattactttacaatcgatgtaataaaaaaagtagatataactaaaataaattatcttctcATTCTGACAATAAAgcaaaatgaaatttaatttaactataatttattccaaatagaaatatttatttaattaaaatgaatatttttttaaactaaaatcaattgaattttactaaatttttagtctagatagaatttaattaattttgaaatataatagagggtatttatgaaatagaATTATTAATTTAGATGCTTTTAGAAGGGTATAGAGGAAAATTTTCCATTGACATTTGATgataagttttttctttttttaaatggaAATATCTAATATAAGTTATTGATGAGATTTTATGTTGTTGTGCTCGATTAGTATGATATATTAGAAGTATTTTATTGTTGACTTAGGAAATGCTTAATAAAGGTTGGTCGCTACCTCCTcatatattcatttttagccatCACCTTTCATGATTGCGAAGATGTAAGGATCGATCACCGCCGTTGATTATTATTATCAACCTTATTGACCAGCATTTACTCACTTCCCAGCAACACAGGTCAACGACATGCCCCTAGCTACCACGGCTACGCTGTTACCATAGATTACACGacttaattattaaaaactTTAATATAGACTGTAGATGAAgatatttttacatatatttgtatatattgaGCCCCACTTGTTATTAACTCatttattgcttcctatttTTCATGTTGCTATTCGGTGAATTCTGCGGAGAACACACCTGTTAAAggccttttaaaaatattaaaaaaactaacatGCAATGGAGAAAACAATCACGCtgataaacaaagcggatacaATCTATTCCAGCAGAGAAATTCTgaaattctcaattttttgtatatatatatatatatatatatgtatatataaagaatTGATGATATAGAGTAAGTTATATATCAAACTTCATTCTAATTAAGCACATAGCGTAttgtgtttttccttttttctttttgaaataaGCCTATTAGGCAGTATGAATTGCTTGACTCCCAAATTCAATAATGAATCTCTTTAAGCCTCCGTATGCAGCACAACACAGTCTTTTTTCACTTTTGAAATCAAACCATTGCCTTCTTTTCTATGACATCCCTATAGAGGAACATTCGagcttgtttgatttgaatctaAGGTTTTGGTTGGCTACTATCTAAGAGCTTCTAAAGTATTTCCCACCTTTGTTTGGGCAGCCATTCACGTTTGATGATTCCTTTGATGGCTAAAAACTTGTTAAAAGTCGTAACGGCTAAACATAAACAAGGGAGTGAATCAAGATCCGAGCACCAATCCTGGACCCTACCGAAAAACATGCCATCGGCTAACGTAGTCCTACATAGAAATAGCAGTTTGCCTATTTTGGTTAAAACGAGtatggcttagtttggtattaagacCCAtcaaacgctattagataaaatagagttaaagAAAAAGCATATGGGGATATGCTTCTGTGTTTTCCAATAagactgcagaaaatatatcgcaACTGATTTATCGCGATATGCAaaatgcaatattacgtacggaagcAAACATGGTATTTTTCTaatgtactttctcaccgcacgtaacgtaatctttccgcaatctcaaacgaagcctaacAGAGGTTCGAATAAAAGCTTTTGGGAAAGATAGATGGAGCTGGAGGATCAGTTATTGGTCGAAGTAAGTCCTTACCCTCCCCTGCAAATTTATCGGCAAATTAGGTCTGACACGACTAGGCGAATAGATGTCAAAGTACAATTTTAGCGgactattttgtttttttctttttcgtgtGTCTTTTCCCTTCTTCCATTTCCTCCATAATTATTATCTACAAGACTACAATCTACAATTTACTTGATATTGAGAAAATAAAGATGGCATTAACATGTTATGTATGATCGCATATAAAACCGTTGggctatttctcaaaaaaaaaaaatctttgggCTGTGTCACATTCGGATAGACCGAGCCAATCCTAACAGGCCGGCCCAGCCCAGCCTAGGCCAGCCCAGCCTGTTTCCTCTCGGCCCATTTACGCATCGAAATCTCTCCGCATACTTGTCCTATGGGACTCCCCGTAGAGGGAGGCGCTCTCAGTCTCGGCCGACTCTTTAACGCTCTCGCCGCACCCCTTTTAGCGAATACTCCGGAGCTTGAGGACTCTGCTATCCTTCGCTTCGCAACTCTGCCTCTCTCTCCTGACTCCCAAGCGATCGCCCAAACCCTTGTATTTCCCAACTTATACGACCACTAATTTAACCCTCAGAATTATTCTCTTCTTCTAAATAGGAAAATATCCTTTTGTAAAGCCTTGTGGAGCTGAGCCCCAGGTACGCTTTTCCCTatcccttttctttttgattcGTTTCGCTCATTATGTTAATTTATTCGTCCAATTTTTTCTGTCGAATGTTTTGATCTCCTGGTAGTTTAGTAATCGGAGCTGCATTTCGTCTGCTGATCGTGTTTGACATGTGATGTTAGTTAGTGATTGTGAGATCGTAATTCGTGATGATATTGTACTTGTTGTTTTGTCAGATAGGAGATTGTGATGTAACTTACCACCAGAATTTTTAAGAACTTATTAGTGCTTAGACAGCTATTCAGTTTGTCTCACAGCTAATGACAGGGCAAGGATTTGTAAATAGTGTACGAATTTGTGGCGGATGACTCAGAAAATTTGTAAGGAAGGAGATAGAATGGAAATTACTGTGCATCGGGGTGAAGAAATTTGCGGAACTACACCTAATTTCcttattctcttcttttttctggCATGCACTGCATCGCCTTAGCTCAATCTTGATTTGTTAGAAGATATGGGCACCTTTTCTGCTTGATTCCGGTATCTCtacacaaaattaaaaaaaaagaaaaaaagaaagcaaaatgaAACAATTTGCGATTTAGCTGAGTTATCAAGCCATTTTTGCTTCTTGATTTCGACCTAGTTACTTATAAATTGAAGTATATGAGAAAAGTCGATCTATATATCTTTAAAACCTGCAGGGCAGAGCTGAAAAGTTGCAGTAGGGCAGGGCAACCCCATGAACATTTTCTGAAGATGAATGACGAATCTATCAAGATACAGCATTCTGGCATCTGATAATTTGAACGAATAAAACGAGAATCTTAAAATATACTCTCTTTGGGAGAGTCTGCCTTGTTCCAATAGATCCTTCACATACCGTCTTTTGTAAGTGGAGATATTTAGACCCAAATGTTACGCCATATGCCTGCAGTGTCTATACCTCATATTAGTTCTCGCAGTACTTATTCTCATTTCAGCCAAGCACAGCAAGGATATGTTCATTTTGCAACCAAATGCAAATCTTATCGTTCTTCATCAACCGGCTTTCAAGAAGCTGACTGTTCTCTAAATGTTTCCATTTGCAATAATAGACGAGCGCTGCATCCGCTAAAGATGTCTACTGTAGTGAGTTTAGTGGGACACCAATTGCGAATTAGATCTTCGACTAGACACCGCAGTATGAGTTTGAGGCTTTCTATCCCTACCCGTGAAAGGCTTTTGAGAGTTAGTTGGAGTTTGAGGCGAATACCATGGAGAGTAGTAGGTATTTCTACTGGATTATGCTTGAGTTTTTCAGCTTCTGGAACAGTATATGCTGAATCTTCCATGGGAAAAGATGATGGCAATACTGAAAGTATAGCAATACCCATCACCTCGTCTCATGGGAAGAAGGTTTACACTGACTATTCCATAATTGGTGAGTATAGGAGAGTGTGTTTTGTTTTATTGAAATATGCACATGTAGTgctgcaatttttttaaatttaagtatataCCCTGCAAAatgaattttcatattttccCTTAGAATAATTTCCTATATACATAGCTTGTACGATGTACATTAAAAAATGcctcttttaaaatatattacgtAATACAAGATCAACTTCCTTCTATGCATCTAATGATCCCTCAACTTAAGGTAAGAATATTGTTTTTGATAACTGCACTTTCTAGGGGTGTTTGTTGAGTTCCACATTTTGGAGGGTGTACCGATACATAGATGAGTTTGCAAAGATATAcgtatatataaatgtaaaaaaaaatcttcatttTAGTTTCATGAATTGTCATGCTTCTTGATTCATACTTCTGTGATGTTCATTTAATTCTCATTAATGCTAATTAACAATATAGTCTTTTGATGTGATTATATAAATCTTACAGGCATACCTGGAGATGGGCGATGCTTGTTTCGCTCCGTGGCTTATGGAGCACGCATTCGATCTGGCAGGCCGTTGCCTGATGAAGACCTTCAGAGAGAGCTTGCTGATGAGTTGAGGGCCAGAGTATGTTCATAATGTCACTCAGTTGTGTATCACTTTCCTTTCACATGCCCCTTAATATAAGTAGAGATGCCATATGTGGTAATCTTTGGTTATCTTTCTAACATTTGGTGCTTTTAGTCCTTCGTTGATAACTTATTGGATGTGTGTGGCAACCTATTTTGTTCTTCAACGAATTTGATTACCTTCCATTTTAGGATTAATGTCGATGCTGAGTGAATAGATATATAGATTTTATTGTTCCTGTCTCTCTTCTGCTTGTTGCTTATTGTCATTtgtcttttttcattttttgtttctttttttctttttttttgggtatttttcTGGTGAGTATTTAGGTGGCTGACGAATTTGTCAAGAGACGGGCAGAAACAGAATGGTGAGTTGCAACTCTTTATACACATTATTCAGTCTTAGTTTTCTGGCATAAAGTTGAGATAGTTAATTAGCTCCAAAAGGCTTCATTGTAGGGTCATAATAGTTATAAGGATGCACCGACTCTATTGGCATTCTGCCGTGCATTAAACTGTTATTCAAGGAAAAGGTGAATTGCACTGGTGATCCGTAAACTATTATGGGGAGGGGTGCACTATTGTCCCTAAACTTCAAGTTGCACTATTAGAAAAATTAGTGTTCCTATGAAGTCCAGCTGTCAGCCTTTGTTGAAGGGAGCTGATGGACTGCTGATATAGCAGTGATGTGGCATCGCAATCATTGCTACTAATTCATCAGTACACTTGGCATTGCGCTAGATAAAATGGAAACTTTATTCCATCTACCATAATCTTTTCCTAAGGTAATTAGTTTTGCAGGTTTGTTGAGGGTGATTTTGACACTTATGTCTCCCAGATCAGAAAGCCCCATGTATGGGGAGGTGAGCCGGAGTTATTCATGGCTTCACATGTCCTCCGGTGAGTCATTCACTCTACCTCTGCATATTTTTCTACATCCAGCCACCAGAAAACTTGCATGTTCACTTTCCGCCCCTCTATTTTGATAAAAGTCGCATGTGAAGTTGTGAAGAAATTTGACTTATTTTTATCGGTATCACTCTAATGAATTCTGTGAATATTGACCTTTTTCCTTTCTGAAAGCGCTTTACAACAAAGGTCTTAAAAGATTGCTTTTGTTCAAGTAGGATGCCTATCAAGGTTTACATGCTTGATGAAGATGCTGGCGGTTTGATAACGATTGCTGAGTATGGCCAAGAATATGGGAAAGATGATCCAATCAGAGTCCTTTATCATGGCTTTGGCCATTATGATGCTTTGCTGATTCCAGGAAGGAGAGTTTCAAAAGCAAGGCTATAGCATTTCAAATGAAGTGAAAGAAATGGTGAGTTAATTTGTGAATATGAGTTTTCTCTCGAGCTTTATTGATTGGTCATACTCAGCATAACATAAACATCTTTTGGAGCAAATGTGTACAAACTGTTGCCAGTGGTATAATGATGGCTAATTCTACATGTTTTACAGAGAAAGCAGTAATACATAATATGATTATGACACATAATATCATTATGACTGATGCATTTAGAAGCACAAATTCCTTTCTTTAACTATTCAATGAAGTCGCTCTACACTTAGTACATCAACGAATGCTCCAGCTAATAAATCAAAAAAGATTATTGGAATCAGACACACGTATCATACATGACCATCTTAGTACTGTAATAACTTACTATATACGACCTCTACGGAAAAGATCTTGAGAGTTTCTCAAAGATTTTTCGTTAGCACCTTTGCTTGgtcttatttatttaatataactTCCTGTTCTTTTTCTCTCGCTTTCTTTCTTTGTAAGCCTAGTGCTTTGAAATATCTTATTAATCACTTTCTCTATGTTGAGTTATTAGTTGTTTTGTTCTCTCCTCTTGGTAAGTACTACTGAAAACAGTTTTATTGAATTGCAGGTTGCAGCATGCATTCGTGTGGCGGCTATAATATCTGGTTTGAAACTACTACAGTCCCCCAGAAGCTGGTACCCTGAGGAAGCATTGTAGAAGATATGGGCATATGTCTCTTGCCATGCACAAGGGGACTCATGTGTAATACTGAAGAAGGTTCATCTTTACTTTTTCACAACTGAACTGcacaataaaacataaatcTGATGTGATTGAAGAGCTTAATGGAACAGAAAAGCTGGGGACTCCGAGCTCAAAGAGTTGTCTTTCTGGAGGTCCCATTATTGTGCTTTTCTAGAACAGTTCTCTGCCCATCTGAGTTTGCACTTGTGTTGCTCGTTTTTTCAAGAACAAAGAAAAATTCAGAGAAAATTTCAGTGCATACATCCTGCACCTGTCGTAAGATGAGATATTTTGTTTCTCAAAGCTCAGTTCCTCAAAGatagttgcataataaaatGCAGGAAATACCGATAGAATCCAGTGTAATTGACTAAGGATTTGATGATTCATATTTCAGGTTTTAAAATTGTAGTTAAGTAGCTGTATATTacaaactaagtttatttttaaaaaaaaacatgaagaaAATGGATAACTTActaattttttctcaaaaaaaaattatacaaaatttgcAGAAAATCAGAAGGAAGAAGGTTTGGAGGCCGTGCTGTAGTCTgccgtattttttttttttttttctgtatttcaAACTATTCATTCAACATTAATTAGTCTCTGTTTGTCGTGCTCAAACG
This genomic window contains:
- the LOC109706553 gene encoding DNA-damage-repair/toleration protein DRT100-like, with the protein product MASYLPFLSIVVIFGVGVVVVSGAVSCPPSDRDALLAFRSALSEPYLGIFSSWTGRDCCSRWYGVSCDPTTGRVADLTLRGESEDPILARAGRTSGLMSGRISEAVCRLERLTTLVVADWKQIGGAIPPCIPSSLPLLRILDLPGNRLSGPIPADLGRLSRLTVLNLADNLVSGPIPRSLPSLSSLMHLDLSGNKISGPIPTNLGDLKMLSRALLARNQISGPIPASIGRLSRLADLDLAGNRISGSIPADLGSMPVLSSLYLDGNRISGNIPAAILESKGLGILNLSSNAIAGEIPDVFDASSYFMVLDLANNRLTGHVPRTLASAAYVGHLDLSHNRLCGPIPTGAPFDHLEAASFADNDCLCGFPLGKCA
- the LOC109727061 gene encoding OTU domain-containing protein At3g57810 isoform X1, with translation MLRHMPAVSIPHISSRSTYSHFSQAQQGYVHFATKCKSYRSSSTGFQEADCSLNVSICNNRRALHPLKMSTVVSLVGHQLRIRSSTRHRSMSLRLSIPTRERLLRVSWSLRRIPWRVVGISTGLCLSFSASGTVYAESSMGKDDGNTESIAIPITSSHGKKVYTDYSIIGIPGDGRCLFRSVAYGARIRSGRPLPDEDLQRELADELRARVADEFVKRRAETEWFVEGDFDTYVSQIRKPHVWGGEPELFMASHVLRRMPIKVYMLDEDAGGLITIAEYGQEYGKDDPIRVLYHGFGHYDALLIPGRRVSKARL
- the LOC109727061 gene encoding OTU domain-containing protein At3g57810 isoform X2, whose translation is MLRHMPAVSIPHISSRSTYSHFSQAQQGYVHFATKCKSYRSSSTGFQEADCSLNVSICNNRRALHPLKMSTVVSLVGHQLRIRSSTRHRSMSLRLSIPTRERLLRVSWSLRRIPWRVVGISTGLCLSFSASGTVYAESSMGKDDGNTESIAIPITSSHGKKVYTDYSIIGIPGDGRCLFRSVAYGARIRSGRPLPDEDLQRELADELRARVADEFVKRRAETEWFVEGDFDTYVSQIRKPHVWGGEPELFMASHVLRMPIKVYMLDEDAGGLITIAEYGQEYGKDDPIRVLYHGFGHYDALLIPGRRVSKARL